One window of Mesorhizobium loti R88b genomic DNA carries:
- a CDS encoding ATP-binding cassette domain-containing protein — translation MAVLELTNISKHFGAIQAVNDVSLSIEPGQVVGLMGDNGAGKSTLVKMIAGNFRPSHGSMRMDDKELILHKPVEARQHGIEIVHQDLALCNNLTAAANVYLGRELRRGIGPFRILDYAAMYKRAGQIFAELKSETRPRDLVKQMSGGQRQAVAIARTRLSQAKIVLMDEPTAAISVRQVAEVLNLIRRLRDQGISVVLISHRMPDVFDVADRVIVMRRGRKVADKTIASSSPEEVTGLITGAIEQV, via the coding sequence GTGGCGGTTCTCGAACTCACGAATATTTCGAAGCATTTCGGCGCCATCCAGGCGGTCAACGACGTGTCGCTGTCGATCGAGCCCGGCCAGGTCGTCGGCCTGATGGGCGACAACGGCGCCGGCAAGTCGACGCTGGTCAAGATGATCGCCGGCAATTTCCGGCCGAGCCACGGCTCGATGCGCATGGACGACAAGGAACTGATCCTGCACAAGCCGGTCGAGGCGCGCCAGCACGGCATCGAGATCGTCCACCAGGACCTCGCGCTCTGCAACAATCTGACCGCGGCGGCGAACGTCTATCTCGGCCGCGAGTTGCGGCGCGGCATCGGTCCGTTCCGCATTCTCGACTATGCCGCGATGTACAAGCGCGCCGGCCAAATCTTCGCCGAGCTGAAGTCCGAGACCCGGCCGCGCGACCTCGTCAAGCAGATGTCCGGCGGCCAGCGCCAGGCGGTGGCGATCGCCCGCACCAGGTTGTCGCAGGCCAAGATCGTGCTGATGGACGAGCCGACCGCGGCAATTTCCGTCAGGCAGGTGGCCGAGGTCCTGAACCTGATCCGCCGGCTGCGCGACCAGGGTATATCAGTCGTGCTGATCAGCCACCGCATGCCCGACGTCTTCGACGTCGCCGACCGCGTCATCGTCATGCGGCGCGGTCGCAAGGTGGCCGACAAGACGATCGCGTCGAGCTCGCCCGAGGAAGTCACAGGGCTGATCACCGGCGCCATCGAACAGGTCTGA
- a CDS encoding NAD(P)-dependent oxidoreductase — MSTTTARENIGFIGLGLMGHGIAKNIVDRGYPLTFLGRKNRKPAEDLLGRGAKEAATSRDVAAASDIVFICVTGSREVEAIIRGPGGLKEGLKKGSVVVDCSTSDPVSTVALAAELKALGIDYVDAPLSRTPKEAWEGTLDAMVGAPDALFARVKPVIETWAGRIVHIGDTGDGHRMKLLNNFISLGYAALYSEALALAEKVGISPPRFDSVIRNGRMDCGFYQTFMRWTLEGDRDAHKFTIANAFKDLTYLESMAGAAGIANPLGNATKNSFAGAHATGPAEQFVPMLATHIAKVNGVDLMPMKDGKKQTI, encoded by the coding sequence ATGAGCACCACCACCGCGCGCGAAAATATCGGCTTCATCGGCCTAGGCCTGATGGGGCACGGCATCGCCAAGAACATCGTCGACAGGGGCTATCCCCTGACATTCCTTGGCCGCAAGAACCGCAAGCCGGCGGAGGACCTGCTGGGCCGTGGCGCCAAGGAAGCAGCGACCTCCCGCGATGTGGCGGCGGCATCCGACATCGTCTTCATCTGCGTCACCGGTTCGCGCGAGGTGGAAGCCATCATCCGCGGCCCCGGCGGCCTCAAGGAAGGCTTGAAGAAGGGCTCGGTTGTCGTCGACTGTTCGACCTCCGACCCGGTCTCGACCGTGGCCCTTGCAGCCGAGCTCAAGGCGTTGGGCATCGACTATGTCGATGCGCCGCTGAGCCGCACGCCGAAGGAGGCCTGGGAAGGCACGCTCGACGCCATGGTCGGCGCGCCCGACGCACTCTTTGCCAGGGTCAAGCCGGTGATCGAAACCTGGGCGGGGCGCATCGTCCATATCGGCGACACCGGCGACGGCCACCGCATGAAGCTGCTCAACAATTTCATCTCCCTGGGCTATGCCGCCCTCTATTCCGAGGCGCTGGCCCTGGCGGAAAAGGTCGGTATCTCACCGCCGCGTTTCGACAGCGTCATCCGCAACGGTCGCATGGATTGCGGCTTCTACCAGACCTTCATGCGCTGGACGCTGGAAGGCGACCGCGACGCCCACAAATTCACCATCGCCAACGCCTTCAAGGACCTGACCTATCTGGAGTCCATGGCCGGTGCCGCCGGCATCGCCAACCCGCTCGGCAATGCCACCAAGAACTCCTTCGCTGGCGCCCATGCCACCGGCCCCGCCGAACAGTTCGTGCCGATGCTGGCAACGCATATCGCCAAAGTGAACGGCGTCGACCTGATGCCGATGAAGGATGGCAAGAAGCAGACGATTTGA
- a CDS encoding sugar-binding protein, whose protein sequence is MRKTVLLAAVAAMALGAGPALAKKQLVIVVKGLDNPFFEAIHQGCEKWNKENASSEYECFYTGPASTSDEAGEAQIVQDMLSKADTVAMAISPSNAPLIAQTIKTANPTIPIMTIDADLAKEDAALRKTYLGTDNYLMGKKIGEYIKKGKPNGGTICTIEGNPAADNILRRAQGMRDALSGKEGLAALAGEGGWTEVAGCPVFTNDDGAKGVQAMTDILAANPKLDAFGIMGGWPLFGAPQPYRDLIGPLKDRLAKNDFVIGAADTIGDEVAIARDGLVTALVGQRPFEMGYKAPSVMIDLIKGTKVADPVFTGLDECTKDTVDTCIQK, encoded by the coding sequence ATGAGGAAAACAGTTTTGCTTGCCGCCGTCGCCGCCATGGCGCTGGGCGCCGGGCCGGCTTTGGCCAAGAAGCAACTCGTCATCGTGGTGAAAGGTCTCGACAATCCATTCTTCGAAGCCATCCACCAGGGTTGTGAGAAGTGGAACAAGGAAAACGCCAGCTCGGAATATGAATGCTTCTACACCGGACCGGCATCGACTTCCGACGAGGCCGGCGAGGCGCAGATCGTCCAGGATATGCTGAGCAAGGCCGATACGGTAGCGATGGCGATTTCGCCGTCCAATGCGCCGCTGATCGCGCAGACGATCAAGACCGCCAATCCGACGATCCCGATCATGACCATCGACGCCGACCTCGCCAAGGAGGATGCAGCCCTTCGCAAGACCTATCTCGGCACCGACAACTATCTGATGGGCAAGAAGATTGGCGAGTACATCAAGAAGGGCAAGCCGAACGGCGGTACGATCTGCACCATCGAAGGCAATCCTGCGGCTGACAACATCCTGCGCCGCGCGCAAGGCATGCGTGACGCGCTGTCGGGCAAGGAAGGCCTCGCGGCACTTGCCGGCGAAGGCGGCTGGACCGAAGTCGCCGGCTGCCCGGTGTTCACCAATGACGATGGCGCCAAGGGCGTGCAGGCGATGACCGACATCCTCGCCGCCAACCCGAAGCTCGATGCCTTCGGCATCATGGGCGGCTGGCCGCTGTTCGGCGCGCCGCAGCCCTATCGCGACCTGATCGGACCGCTAAAGGACCGTCTGGCCAAGAACGACTTCGTCATTGGCGCCGCCGACACGATCGGCGACGAAGTGGCGATCGCCCGGGATGGGCTTGTGACCGCTCTCGTCGGCCAGCGGCCGTTCGAAATGGGCTACAAGGCGCCTTCGGTGATGATCGATCTCATCAAGGGCACCAAGGTCGCCGATCCGGTGTTCACCGGCCTTGATGAATGCACCAAGGACACGGTCGACACCTGCATCCAGAAGTAG
- a CDS encoding LacI family DNA-binding transcriptional regulator has protein sequence MIKPRSRRGGGRPTISDVARKAGVGAITVSRALREPERVSEELRRQIQAAIDELGYVPDPNARALASARAEVFGVLVPSLTNNVFAEVVRGIYDSLSDSPFRIQLGNTHYSGLEEERLLQVFGSQRPAALIVAGIDQTPTSRKLLENAGCPVVQVMETGPEPVDMMVGFSHLDGGRAATEHLIEAGYRRIGFIGARMDPRSQRRLAGYRAAMEKAGLFDPRLVTTTPVLSSVSLGRELFRDALAKMPTLDGVFCNNDDIALGVLFECHRASIDVPKTIGIVGFNDLDMMQVAFPSITSIRTYRYEIGRRAVAMALAAISGDRPQERIVDLGFELKRRESTAR, from the coding sequence TTGATCAAGCCGCGCTCGCGCCGGGGCGGCGGCCGCCCGACCATATCGGATGTCGCGCGCAAGGCCGGCGTCGGCGCCATCACCGTGTCGCGTGCGCTGCGCGAGCCGGAGCGTGTCTCCGAGGAATTGCGCCGACAGATCCAGGCCGCCATCGACGAGCTTGGCTATGTGCCGGACCCCAATGCGCGGGCGCTGGCCTCGGCGCGGGCCGAAGTGTTCGGCGTGCTGGTGCCGTCGCTCACCAACAACGTCTTCGCCGAAGTGGTGCGCGGCATCTATGACAGCCTGTCCGACAGTCCGTTCCGCATCCAGCTCGGCAACACGCACTATTCGGGACTGGAGGAAGAGCGGCTTTTGCAGGTGTTCGGCTCGCAGCGGCCGGCGGCACTGATCGTGGCCGGCATCGACCAGACGCCGACCTCGCGAAAACTGCTGGAAAATGCCGGCTGCCCGGTGGTGCAGGTCATGGAGACCGGACCCGAACCCGTCGACATGATGGTCGGCTTCTCGCATCTCGACGGCGGCAGGGCGGCGACCGAACATCTGATCGAGGCGGGATATCGGCGCATCGGCTTCATCGGCGCGCGCATGGACCCGCGTTCGCAGCGGCGCCTGGCCGGTTACCGCGCGGCGATGGAAAAAGCCGGCCTCTTCGACCCGCGCCTGGTCACCACCACGCCGGTGCTGTCCAGTGTGTCGCTCGGGCGCGAACTCTTCCGCGATGCGCTGGCCAAGATGCCGACACTCGACGGCGTGTTCTGCAACAATGACGACATCGCGCTCGGCGTGCTGTTCGAGTGCCATCGGGCCTCGATCGACGTGCCGAAGACGATCGGCATCGTCGGCTTCAACGATCTCGACATGATGCAGGTGGCCTTTCCCTCGATCACCAGCATCCGCACCTACCGCTACGAAATCGGCAGGCGCGCCGTCGCCATGGCACTGGCGGCAATCTCTGGCGACAGGCCGCAGGAGCGGATCGTCGACCTCGGCTTCGAGCTCAAACGCCGCGAGAGCACCGCACGCTGA
- a CDS encoding FadR/GntR family transcriptional regulator, producing MPDETSKKRTNRAKAQANRDPVVVRRADAAHFPGSSVHASLASEIGLRIVRGDYPPGSILPNEAKWAETFNVSRSAVREAIKMLMAKSLLASRPKIGSWVEPRERWNLLDRDVLAWYATAPDREAFLRTVQEFRHIIEPEASAFAAMRRSDEQMAEISLACREMGEAANLPERIRADTRFHLAILRASGNDLLVPLGVLIESALDHLFVFTTRQVGDQRRAQMLHEAIEKAIRLQRPAAARNAVHKLLADTDEGIGSRRR from the coding sequence ATGCCGGACGAGACGTCAAAGAAAAGAACCAACCGGGCCAAGGCGCAAGCCAACCGCGATCCGGTGGTCGTGCGCAGGGCGGATGCGGCGCACTTTCCTGGATCGAGCGTTCACGCCTCGCTCGCCAGCGAGATTGGTCTGCGGATCGTGCGCGGCGATTATCCGCCCGGCAGCATCCTGCCCAACGAGGCCAAATGGGCCGAAACCTTCAATGTCAGCCGCTCGGCGGTGCGCGAAGCGATCAAGATGCTGATGGCCAAGAGCCTTTTGGCATCACGTCCCAAGATCGGCAGCTGGGTCGAACCGAGGGAGCGCTGGAACCTGCTCGACCGCGACGTGCTTGCCTGGTACGCGACCGCACCCGACCGCGAAGCGTTCCTGCGCACCGTGCAGGAGTTCCGCCACATCATCGAACCGGAAGCGTCCGCCTTCGCCGCCATGCGGCGCAGCGACGAGCAAATGGCCGAGATCAGCCTGGCCTGCCGCGAGATGGGCGAGGCGGCAAACCTGCCGGAACGCATCCGCGCCGACACGCGCTTTCACCTCGCCATCCTGCGGGCCTCGGGCAACGACCTTCTGGTGCCGCTCGGTGTGCTGATCGAGTCCGCACTCGACCATCTCTTCGTCTTCACGACGCGCCAGGTCGGCGATCAGCGGCGGGCGCAGATGCTGCACGAGGCGATCGAGAAGGCCATTCGCCTCCAGCGGCCCGCTGCGGCTCGCAACGCCGTGCACAAGCTGCTCGCCGACACGGATGAAGGGATCGGAAGCCGGCGGCGGTGA
- a CDS encoding MFS transporter: MTRTDLSRPSPGIDSSYAWTRLAISMVLATIGAVGMWAVVVVLPAVQAEFGVDRAAASMPYTATMVGFAAGNVLVGRAIDRIGYWIPALISSVALSAGLLLAALSTSILQFTLAQGVLIGVGTSVIFGPLIADISHWFNRRRGVAVTAAAAGNYLAGALWPTIMPTLIKAEGWRFTYAAIGIFCLVTMVPLVLLLRRGAPDAAAAGSPGSRPVQPIPMSPAALQGLLVVAGLGCCVAMSMPQVHIVAYCMDLGYGIAHGADMLSIMMAAGVVSRLASGFIADRIGGAKTLIIGSVLQCLSLLFYIPFDGLASLYVVSLVFGLSQGGIVPCYAIIVREYLPAKEAGQRIGIVMMATIFGMAIGGWMSGWIYDLTGSYAAAFLNGIAWNLLNILAIGLFMWKARNRAVMAA, translated from the coding sequence TTGACCCGAACCGATCTGAGCCGGCCAAGCCCCGGCATCGACAGCTCCTACGCCTGGACGCGGCTGGCCATCTCGATGGTGCTGGCGACAATCGGCGCGGTCGGCATGTGGGCCGTCGTCGTCGTGCTGCCCGCCGTGCAGGCCGAATTCGGCGTCGACCGCGCCGCGGCGTCCATGCCCTACACCGCGACCATGGTGGGCTTTGCCGCCGGCAACGTGCTGGTCGGCCGTGCCATCGATCGTATAGGCTATTGGATCCCGGCGCTGATCTCTTCCGTCGCGCTCTCCGCCGGCCTCCTGCTCGCGGCGCTGTCGACCTCGATTCTGCAATTCACCCTTGCGCAAGGCGTGCTGATCGGTGTCGGCACGTCGGTGATCTTCGGACCGCTGATCGCCGACATCTCGCACTGGTTCAACCGCCGGCGCGGCGTCGCCGTCACGGCGGCGGCGGCCGGCAACTACCTCGCCGGAGCGCTCTGGCCAACCATCATGCCGACGCTGATCAAGGCGGAAGGCTGGCGCTTCACCTATGCGGCCATCGGCATCTTCTGCCTGGTCACCATGGTGCCGCTGGTGCTGCTGCTGCGGCGCGGGGCTCCGGACGCGGCCGCCGCAGGCTCGCCGGGAAGCCGGCCGGTGCAACCGATTCCGATGTCGCCAGCGGCGTTGCAGGGGCTGCTGGTCGTCGCCGGTCTCGGCTGCTGCGTGGCTATGTCGATGCCCCAGGTGCACATCGTCGCCTATTGCATGGATCTAGGCTACGGCATCGCACATGGCGCCGACATGCTGTCGATCATGATGGCGGCGGGCGTCGTCAGCCGGCTTGCTTCGGGTTTTATCGCCGACCGCATCGGCGGGGCGAAAACCTTGATCATCGGTTCCGTGCTGCAATGCCTGTCGCTGCTGTTTTACATCCCGTTCGACGGTCTTGCCTCGCTCTATGTCGTGTCGCTTGTGTTCGGCCTGTCGCAGGGCGGCATCGTGCCTTGCTACGCGATCATCGTGCGCGAATACCTGCCCGCCAAGGAGGCCGGGCAGCGTATCGGCATCGTCATGATGGCGACCATCTTCGGCATGGCGATCGGCGGCTGGATGTCAGGCTGGATCTACGACCTGACCGGTTCCTACGCTGCGGCATTTCTCAACGGCATCGCGTGGAATCTGCTGAACATACTGGCCATCGGGCTGTTCATGTGGAAGGCAAGGAACAGGGCCGTCATGGCCGCCTGA
- a CDS encoding NAD-dependent epimerase/dehydratase family protein: MTKRIMFTGGSGKAGRHVVQYLVEQGHQVLNIDTKPLDNPKVRTLITDITDSGQVFNALSSYMGLHEFDPSLRPQPVDAVVHFAAIPRIMITPDNEVFRINAMGTYNVIEAAVKLGIRKVIVASSETTYGLVFANEPRDPKYFPLDEEYDVDPMDSYALSKIVNEKTARAFAQRNGTDIYALRIGNVIEPHEYSLFPKWFADPGFRKRIAWSYVDARDLGQITLRAIEKDGLGYQVFNAANDDTSSDLPTAELLKRFYPNVPVKAELGEFETLLSNRKARDMLGFRPEHNWRKYVK; this comes from the coding sequence ATGACGAAGCGGATCATGTTCACCGGCGGCAGCGGCAAGGCTGGGCGTCATGTCGTGCAATACCTTGTCGAACAAGGCCATCAGGTGCTCAACATCGACACCAAGCCGCTCGACAATCCCAAGGTGCGCACGCTGATCACCGACATCACCGACAGCGGGCAGGTGTTCAACGCGTTGTCGAGCTACATGGGCCTGCACGAATTCGACCCGTCGCTGCGCCCGCAGCCGGTCGATGCGGTTGTGCATTTCGCCGCCATCCCGCGCATCATGATCACGCCCGACAATGAGGTGTTCCGCATCAATGCGATGGGCACCTACAATGTTATCGAGGCGGCGGTGAAGCTCGGCATCCGCAAGGTGATCGTCGCCTCCAGTGAGACGACCTACGGCCTGGTGTTCGCCAACGAGCCGCGCGATCCCAAATATTTCCCGCTCGACGAGGAGTATGACGTCGATCCGATGGACAGTTATGCGCTGTCGAAGATCGTCAACGAGAAGACGGCTCGTGCCTTCGCGCAGCGCAATGGCACCGACATCTACGCCTTGCGCATCGGCAATGTCATCGAGCCGCATGAATATTCGCTGTTCCCGAAATGGTTCGCCGATCCGGGTTTCCGCAAGCGGATCGCCTGGAGCTATGTCGACGCGCGCGACCTCGGCCAGATCACGCTGCGCGCCATCGAAAAGGATGGCCTCGGCTATCAGGTCTTCAACGCCGCCAATGACGACACCTCGTCCGACCTGCCGACGGCTGAACTCCTGAAGCGGTTTTATCCCAACGTGCCGGTCAAGGCTGAACTTGGCGAATTCGAGACGCTGCTGTCGAACCGCAAGGCGCGCGACATGCTGGGTTTCCGCCCGGAGCACAACTGGCGCAAATATGTGAAGTAG
- a CDS encoding FadR/GntR family transcriptional regulator encodes MRDAKPNKEKSPKKPAAAERPAGVRRPDAARIPGASVHGSLASEIGLRIVRGDYPPGTILPNEAKWSETFSVSRSAVREAIKMLMAKSLLASRPKIGSWVEPKERWNLLDRDVLAWYATSPDREVFLKTVQEFRHIIEPEATAFAAMRRTEEQMAEISQACREMGAATSLQERTRADTRFHLAILRASGNDLLVPLGVLIESAFDHLFAYTTRAVDDLNHAQKLHEAIEKNIRLQRPDAARAAVRKLLANTDHVIKSR; translated from the coding sequence ATGCGGGACGCGAAGCCGAACAAGGAAAAATCGCCGAAAAAGCCGGCAGCCGCCGAGCGGCCGGCCGGTGTTCGCCGGCCCGACGCGGCGCGCATTCCGGGCGCCAGCGTGCACGGCTCGCTGGCCAGTGAAATTGGCCTGCGGATCGTGCGCGGCGACTATCCGCCCGGCACCATCCTGCCCAATGAAGCGAAATGGTCGGAGACCTTCAGCGTCAGCCGCTCGGCGGTGCGCGAGGCGATCAAAATGCTGATGGCCAAGAGCCTGCTCGCGTCACGCCCCAAGATCGGCAGCTGGGTCGAGCCGAAGGAGCGCTGGAACCTGCTCGATCGCGATGTGCTCGCCTGGTACGCGACCTCGCCCGACCGCGAGGTGTTCCTGAAGACGGTGCAGGAATTCCGCCACATCATCGAGCCTGAGGCGACTGCCTTTGCCGCCATGCGGCGCACCGAAGAGCAGATGGCCGAGATCAGCCAGGCCTGCCGCGAGATGGGGGCGGCGACCAGCCTGCAGGAGCGCACCCGCGCCGACACGCGCTTTCATCTGGCCATCCTGCGTGCCTCGGGCAACGACCTGCTCGTGCCGCTCGGTGTGCTGATCGAATCCGCCTTCGATCATCTGTTCGCCTATACGACGCGGGCGGTCGACGATCTCAACCATGCGCAGAAGCTGCATGAGGCGATCGAGAAGAACATCCGCCTGCAGCGGCCCGACGCGGCGCGGGCGGCTGTGCGCAAGCTCCTGGCCAACACCGACCACGTCATCAAGTCGCGTTAG
- a CDS encoding ABC transporter permease produces the protein MALTIDQPIVQKQQSLLTRMFASQTFWVVIAVILACLFLSFATDAFATSKNLYNITRNVTFVAIIALGMTFVIITGGIDLSVGSVLCLSSMVLAVTMHAGYSIEIGILASIATALAIGAFNGILIAYIGFPPFVVTLGMLSIARSLAMVASNNTVVFQFGPDHAKLLALGGGAWVFGIANPVLYTIVLALITGFVLRWTKFGRHIFAIGGNEHAATLTGVPVKPIKVAVYMISALAAGIAGIIQTGWLGAVTTNLGTGMELQVIAATVIGGANLAGGVGTAFGAIVGAALIEVIRNSLGLLGINAFWQGVFIGGAILLAVLFDRIRNFRRSD, from the coding sequence ATGGCACTGACAATTGACCAGCCGATCGTGCAAAAGCAGCAATCCTTGCTGACAAGGATGTTCGCCAGCCAGACCTTCTGGGTGGTGATAGCCGTGATCCTCGCCTGCCTGTTCCTGTCGTTTGCCACCGACGCCTTCGCCACCTCGAAGAACCTCTACAACATCACCCGTAATGTCACCTTCGTCGCTATCATCGCGCTCGGCATGACGTTCGTCATCATCACCGGCGGCATCGACCTGTCGGTTGGTTCTGTGCTGTGCCTGTCGTCAATGGTGCTGGCCGTCACCATGCATGCCGGCTACTCGATCGAAATCGGCATCCTGGCCTCGATCGCCACCGCGCTTGCCATCGGCGCCTTCAACGGCATCCTGATCGCCTATATCGGATTTCCACCCTTTGTGGTCACACTTGGCATGCTGTCCATCGCCCGCAGCCTGGCCATGGTTGCCTCCAACAACACCGTCGTCTTCCAGTTCGGGCCCGACCACGCCAAGCTGCTGGCACTCGGCGGTGGGGCCTGGGTGTTCGGCATTGCCAATCCGGTGCTCTACACCATCGTTCTGGCGCTGATCACCGGCTTCGTGCTGCGCTGGACAAAATTTGGCCGCCACATTTTCGCCATTGGCGGCAACGAGCACGCGGCAACGCTGACCGGCGTCCCGGTGAAGCCGATCAAGGTCGCGGTCTACATGATTTCGGCGCTGGCGGCCGGCATTGCCGGCATCATCCAGACCGGTTGGCTGGGTGCGGTCACCACCAATCTCGGCACCGGCATGGAGCTGCAGGTCATTGCCGCCACCGTCATTGGCGGCGCCAATCTGGCCGGCGGTGTCGGCACCGCCTTTGGCGCCATTGTCGGTGCTGCCCTCATCGAGGTGATCCGCAACAGCCTTGGCCTGCTCGGCATCAACGCCTTCTGGCAAGGCGTGTTCATCGGCGGCGCCATCCTGCTGGCAGTGCTGTTCGACCGCATCCGCAACTTCAGGCGCAGCGACTGA
- a CDS encoding DUF3175 domain-containing protein encodes MPGLGRLRSVRVKGVSCRRSRKSAVVCTSIGAFSARSNRAGKKLPAARKKVLEAAKDELRVAFGRDKEN; translated from the coding sequence ATGCCGGGGCTTGGCCGGCTCAGATCGGTTCGGGTCAAAGGCGTTTCCTGTCGGCGGTCTCGAAAATCGGCCGTCGTTTGCACCAGTATCGGTGCATTCTCAGCCCGCAGCAACCGCGCCGGCAAGAAGCTTCCCGCCGCGCGCAAAAAGGTGCTTGAGGCAGCCAAGGACGAACTGCGAGTGGCTTTCGGCCGCGACAAGGAAAACTAA
- a CDS encoding AraC family transcriptional regulator, with translation MTDAIRLYWGRFGHVSVLNVASDFVTHAHVEAHLIIWLEGTAGEMTIGRETVKLGPHTAAGINSFQPHRHVLSQNGRSGLFLAFYIDPDWARRRRDLPSSAPLFSQAAITLEPWLHQAAASLLDHLTDNESVDDIANYEIERFIDSVLDAADASAPHEARTRINTMQDFRVRKAIQLMRANVCERISFDDVARSVGLSRPHFFALFKEQTNLTPNVYWNTLRMEEAVRQLQWSQEPLISVACNLGFTTQGNFSRFFRDHVGVPPTLYREAARATA, from the coding sequence ATGACGGACGCGATCAGGCTCTACTGGGGCCGGTTCGGACATGTTTCTGTCCTGAATGTCGCAAGCGACTTCGTCACCCATGCCCATGTCGAGGCACATCTGATCATCTGGCTCGAAGGCACCGCCGGCGAGATGACCATCGGCCGCGAAACGGTTAAGCTTGGACCACACACCGCCGCCGGCATCAATTCCTTCCAGCCGCACAGGCACGTCCTGTCGCAGAACGGCAGGTCGGGCCTGTTCCTCGCCTTCTATATCGACCCGGACTGGGCGCGGCGGCGACGCGACCTGCCCTCTTCCGCGCCGCTGTTTTCGCAGGCGGCGATCACGCTGGAGCCCTGGCTGCACCAGGCCGCCGCCAGCCTGCTCGACCATCTGACCGACAATGAAAGCGTCGACGACATCGCCAACTACGAGATCGAGCGCTTCATCGACTCAGTGCTTGACGCCGCCGACGCGTCGGCGCCGCACGAGGCGCGCACCCGCATCAACACCATGCAGGATTTCCGCGTCCGCAAGGCGATCCAGCTGATGCGGGCCAATGTCTGCGAGCGCATCTCCTTCGACGATGTGGCGCGCAGCGTCGGCCTGTCGCGGCCGCATTTCTTCGCTTTGTTCAAGGAACAGACCAATCTGACGCCCAACGTCTACTGGAACACGCTGCGTATGGAAGAAGCGGTACGGCAGCTGCAGTGGTCGCAGGAGCCGCTGATCTCGGTCGCCTGCAATCTCGGCTTCACCACCCAAGGCAATTTCTCGCGCTTCTTCCGCGACCATGTCGGCGTGCCACCGACGCTTTACCGTGAGGCGGCGCGGGCAACGGCCTGA
- a CDS encoding SRPBCC family protein produces the protein MAKVTISSVIDAPVEKVWSRIRDFNGLPGWHPRMVESHIEDGKDASTIGCVRNFELASGARIREKLLDFSDENFLVSYSILETPQPLTNHKATLQLRRVTDGDRTYAEWTASFDAPPEEADKIAAGMGANVFQGGFNALKSHFASRS, from the coding sequence ATGGCCAAAGTCACCATCTCCAGCGTCATCGACGCGCCGGTCGAAAAGGTCTGGTCGCGCATACGCGATTTCAACGGCCTGCCGGGCTGGCATCCGCGCATGGTCGAGAGCCATATCGAGGACGGCAAGGACGCCTCAACGATCGGCTGCGTGCGCAATTTCGAGCTCGCCAGCGGTGCGCGCATCCGTGAAAAGCTGCTCGACTTCTCCGATGAGAACTTCCTCGTCAGCTATTCCATCCTGGAAACGCCGCAGCCGCTCACCAACCACAAGGCAACGCTGCAATTGCGCCGTGTCACCGATGGCGATCGTACCTATGCCGAATGGACCGCCAGCTTCGATGCGCCCCCCGAAGAAGCCGACAAGATCGCCGCGGGCATGGGCGCCAACGTCTTCCAGGGCGGCTTCAATGCGCTGAAAAGCCATTTTGCCAGCCGG